In Amyelois transitella isolate CPQ chromosome 26, ilAmyTran1.1, whole genome shotgun sequence, the following proteins share a genomic window:
- the LOC132903439 gene encoding uncharacterized protein LOC132903439, with the protein MWDEDDVLLISAAFVVIAGSLLRKPRRFWVRRGLQNRDNEDFLNRLQEDDCDVLNLEYRSNGGFKDFFKMSSSDFELLLQLIGPSINKNDTKWRTALTAKEKLGVTLRYYVSGDSFGSLMQTFKISQQSVSEIVPVVSQALITELKSFMQMPNTEEKWKNIAKGFNDKWNFPNCLGALDGKHVRIEAPFHSGTDYYNFKEYFSIVLMALVDSDYNILYANVGCQGRISDGGVFSNTILDNIETLNVPEDSELPGRPCRTPYVIITDNAFPLTERFIKPYTSLGKKGSKIRIFNYRLSRARRMVESTFGILSKVYGCFRRPFKLQPSKVTKVVMALLHLHNFLRRNDESRHLYEYYAFQGDRRNATNDVGINVGEAEETNAENANIEPIMLYNFSPGEIVRDEFAEYFCSHQGKVPWQNKY; encoded by the exons ATGTGGGACGAAGACGACGTGTTGTTAATTTCCGCAGCTTTTGTCGTTATTGCCGGCTCTTTACTACGAAAACCTCGAAGATTCTGGGTGCGAAGAGGCCTTCAAAATCGTGACAATGAAGATTTTCTTAATAGATTACAAGAAGATGACTGTGATGTGTTAAACTTAGAATACAGAAGCAACGGTGgattcaaagatttttttaaaatgtcaagTAGTGATTTTGAATTACTTCTTCAACTGATTGGACCatcaattaacaaaaatgataCAAAATGGAGAACTGCTTTAACTGCAAAAGAAAAACTCGGAGTTACTTTAAGATATTATGTATCTGGAGACTCATTTGGAAGTTTAATGCAGACATTCAAAATTTCACAGCAAAGTGTTTCTGAAATAGTACCTGTAGTAAGTCAAGCTTTAATCACAGAGTTGAAGAGCTTTATGCAG ATGCCAAATACCGAAGAAAAGTGGAAAAATATAGCAAAGGGTTTTAACGATAAATGGAACTTTCCGAATTGTCTCGGTGCGTTAGATGGGAAACATGTGCGAATTGAAGCACCATTTCACAGTGGCACTGATTACTACAATTTTAAAGAATACTTTAGTATTGTGTTAATGGCACTTGTAGATTCTGATTATAATATCCTGTATGCTAATGTTGGATGCCAAGGTCGAATATCAGACGGCGGAGTTTTTTCAAATACTATATTGGACAATATAGAAACATTGAATGTGCCAGAAGACAGTGAGCTTCCTGGGAGACCGTGCCGGACACCATACGTAATTATAACTGATAATGCATTTCCTTTAACAGAAAGATTTATTAAACCATACACATCTTTAGGGAAAAAGGGATCGAAAATTAGAATTTTCAATTATCGTTTGAGTCGAGCACGTCGGATGGTTGAAAGTACTTTCGGAATTTTAAGTAAAGTGTATGGGTGCTTTCGAAGACCGTTCAAATTACAACCTAGCAAAGTAACAAAGGTTGTGATGGCATTATTACATCTACACAATTTTCTCCGAAGAAATGATGAATCGAGGCATTTATACGAATACTACGCGTTTCAAGGTGATAGAAGAAATGCCACAAATGACGTGGGAATAAACGTAGGAGAGGCTGAAGAAACTAACGCTGAAAATGCAAATATTGAACCAATAATGCTGTACAATTTTTCGCCCGGTGAAATTGTCAGGGATGAATTTGCTGAGTATTTCTGCTCGCATCAAGGAAAAGTTCCTTggcaaaataagtattaa
- the LOC132903440 gene encoding uncharacterized protein LOC132903440: MFVVILYMLVVVYTRKMEWSQEKTIQFIECYRSYPLLWDSKDEFYKNKIKRHDALVEIAAKFEVEKVEVERKIKNLQSHFLREKKKEQDSKKSGSGADESFTSKWFAYKSLLFLSSRNKPRKTMDSQMIDYTAEDSLDSTTACTETSDECRKRSRNVGNVNEKISSAYSIMTEVYKNRSDKDEFSLFGDQVAVKLRKIYCPYARLTLQNKINTLLMEGELGVYDSYNYYRPDTSTSSATNDGTNNFVPDSDKQGYISINNNKPALIDNSQETQLSVPKVIAEEQSRDPLA, from the exons ATGTTTGTGGTCATTTTGTACATGCTTGTCGTAGTATACACACGTAAAATGGAGTGGTCGCAGGAAAAAACAATCCAATTTATCGAGTGCTATCGGTCTTACCCGTTGTTATGGGATTCAAAAGAcgaattctataaaaataaaatcaaaagacATGATGCCTTAGTAGAAATTGCAGCAAAGTTTGAAGTCGAAAAAGTTGAAGTtgagagaaaaattaaaaacctcCAAAGTCATTTTTTAAgggaaaaaaagaaagaacaaGACAGCAAAAAGAGTGGATCTGGGGCCGATGAATCATTTACTTCGAAATGGTTCGCCtacaaatctttattatttttatcatccaGAAATAAACCTCGCAAGACTATGGATTCGCAAATG attgATTACACTGCTGAAGACAGCTTAGATAGTACGACTGCTTGCACTGAAACCTCAGATGAATGCCGAAAGCGTTCACGCAACGTGGGGAATGTCAACGAAAAAATTTCGAGTGCATATTCTATTATGACGGAGGTATACAAAAATCGGAGTGACAAAGATGAATTCTCCTTGTTCGGTGACCAAGTAGCTGTGAAGTTGAGAAAAATTTATTGTCCTTACGCAAGACTtactttgcaaaataaaataaatacccttCTAATGGAGGGGGAACTCGGAGTATACGACTCATATAATTACTATCGACCAGACACAAGTACCAGCTCTGCAACTAATGATGGTACTAATAACTTTGTGCCAGATTCTGACAAACAAGGATATATTtccataaataacaataaaccaGCTTTGATTGATAATTCTCAAGAAACGCAGCTTTCCGTTCCTAAAGTTATTGCAGAAGAACAATCACGTGATCCTTTAGCTTAA